The Nocardioides ginsengisegetis region AGAACCTCGCCGTCCTGAAGAAGCAGGTCATGGGCGCCCGCCCCGGCCAGGACTACGACGCCTACGTGAAGAGCATGATCGGGGGCTTGAGGATGATGCGGAAGACCCGCATCCGCTGACGGCTTGCCCCGCGTCGTACTGTCGCGACCGTGAGCGAGATGACCTATCGCCCGCTGGGCGACTCGGGCCTGGTGGTCAGCGCCGTCGGCATCGGCTGCAACGCGTTCAGCCGCCGCGTCGACCTCGACGGGGTCACCGACATCCTGTCCGCGGCGCGCGACGTGGGCGTGACGCTGCTGGACACCGCGGACATCTACGGCGACCCGGCCGGCGGGTCCGAGGAGCTGCTGGGCCAGGCGCTCAAGGGGCAGCGCGACGAGTTCGTGCTCGCGACGAAGTTCGGCATGGACATGCGCGGCGCCAACGGTGAGGACTTCGGCGCCCGGGCGTCCCGCCGCTACGTACGCCGCGCGGTCGAGGCGTCGCTGCGCCGGCTGCAGACCGACCACATCGACCTCTACCAGCTGCACGCGCCCGACGAGCTGACCCCGATCGAGGAGACCCTCTCGGTGCTCACCGACCTCGTCCACGAGGGCAAGATCGGCTACCTCGGCTGCTCCAACTTCGCCGGCTGGCAGGTCGCCGACGCCGACTGGACCGCCCGCTCGGCCGGCCTCGAGCGGTTCGTGTCCGTGCAGAACCGCTACTCGCTGCTCGACCGGACGATCGAGGACGAGGTCGTCCCCGCGTGCGAGCACCTCGGCCTGGGGGTGCTGCCGTTCTTCCCGCTGGAGTACGGCCTGCTCACCGGCAAGTACCGCCGCGGTGCGGCAGCCCCGGACGGCTCGCGCGCCGCGCTCGACCCGTCGCGGTCGTCCTGGCTCGACGCCGCCGACTGGGACCGGATCGAGGCCGTCGAGGCGTACGCCGCCGCGCGCGACCTCAGCGTCCTCGACGTCGCGATCGCCGGTCTCGCCGCCCAGCCGGCCGTCTCGTCGGTCATCTCCGGCGCCACGTCCGGCGACCAGGTCCGCGCCAACGCGGCCGCGCTGCGCTGGGAGCCGACCGAGGCCGACCTCGTCGAGCTGGACGAGATCACCGCCGAATAACCCGTTGCCGGCCGCCCGTGCGTGTCGAATCGGGACTTCTGACCACTCGAGTCGGGGGTTCTCGTCAGTCGAGTCGGGACTTTCGGTCGACGGGTTGACCGAAAGTGCCGATTCGAGTGACCGAAAGTCCCGATTCGACCTCTCAGGCGACCTGCAGCGACCGCTTCGAGAGCCCGAGCCAGAACCCGTCGATCACCTGGAGGCCGGGCTCGTCGGGCGTGGTCGCGGCGCCGAGGGTGACGAAGAGCGGGGTGTAGTGCTCGACGGTGGGGTGGGCGTAGGGCATGCCGGGGGCCTTCGAGCGGTAGTTCGCGAGCTCGTCCACGTCGCCGCGGGCGAGGGCGTCGGCAGCCCACGCGTCGAAGTCCTTCGACCAGCCGGGGGCGGCCGCGTCGAGGCGGAAGTCGGTGAGGAACGGCAGGCCGTGGGTGAGGAAGCCGGACCCGATGATGAGCACGCCCTCGTCCCGGAGAGGCCGCAGCCGCTCGCCGAGCGCCATCAGGCGCACCGGGTCGTGGGTGGGCAGCGACATCTGCAGCACCGGGATGTCCGCGTCGGGGTACATGATCCGCAGCGGCACCCAGGCGCCGTGGTCGAGGCCGCGGCTGGCGTGCTGGTGGACCGGCTCGGTGGCGGGCATCAGCCCCGCGATTCGGGTGGCCAGTGCGGTGGCGTCCGGCGTCTCGTAGGTCATCCGGTAGTACTTCGGGTCGAAGCCCCCGAAGTCGTAAACCAGGGGAGCGCCGCTGGCGGTCAGGCTGACCGGCGCGGACTCCCAGTGGGCGCTCACGATCAGGATCGCCTTCGGCCGCGGCAGGTCGGCCGCCCAGGCGGCGAGCTGGCCGGACCAGGTGGGGTCGTCGAGGAGGGGAGGGGCGCCGTGACCGATGTACAGCGCGGGCATGCGATCGTTCATGAGCACTCCAATGGTTGAAGCATCAACTTTATTCCACCGGCAGCGTCCAGTCGGGCGGCGCCGCGCCCTGCTGGACCAGCAACGCGTCGGCCTGGCTGAAGGGGCGGCTGCCGAAGAAGCCGCGGTACGCCGACAGCGGCGACGGGTGCGGCGACTCCACCGCGGGGATCGGGCCGAGCAGCGGCTTGAGCCGTCGTGCGTCGGAGCCCCAGAGGAGCGCCACGCAGGGACCGCCGCGCTCGGCCAGCGCGACGATCGCCCGCTCGGTCACGGGCTCCCAGCCCTTGCCGCGGTGGCTGTTGGACGCCCCGGGCTGCACGGTGAGGGTCCTGTTCAGCAGCATCACGCCCCGGTCTGCCCACGCGGTCAGGTCGCCGTGCGGGGGCGGGGTGACGCCGACGTCGTCGGCCAGCTCGCGGTAGATGTTGGCCAGGCTCGGCGGAAGCGGCGTCACGTCACGCCGTACGGCGAAGCTCAGCCCGATCGGGTGCGCGGGGTTGGGGTAGGGGTCCTGCCCCACGACCAGCACCCGGACGTCGGCGAGCGGGCGCTGGAACGCCCGGAACACGTGCTCCCCGCTCGGCTGGTAGGCCCGCCCGGCCGCGATCTCGGCCCGCAGGAACTGCCCCATCGCGCCGATCTGCTCGTCCACCGGCGCCAGCGCCTCCGCCCAGTCGGGCGCCACCAGCCCGCGTTCGACCAGTCCCGCCAGCGCGCTCATGGCGGCCACGTTAGCCCCTGCCGGAATCACCGGTTGAACGGCGATTCCTCCCCACCCTCAGCTCCAGAACGCGTTGTCCGGGAGGTACGTCGCCCGCCCGCGCTCACCGACCTGGACGTCGAGGATCGCGTGGTGGGAGGTGTCGCCGAAGTACGACTGGTTGGCCACCAGGACCCGGGTCCCGAAGAAGGTCGCCGAGGACGGAGTGTCGAAGGGGATCGACGAGCCGTTCGAGCCGTTGGCGGTCGCGTCGGGGAAGCGGGCGATCTCGGTGCCGTCGGGCCCGAGCTCGACGAGCTGGTTGGAGAGGCCGGCGTTGGCGACGTACACGTGCCCGGACCGCGCGATGCCGAAGCCGTCGGGCAGGTCGCCGGGGGAGGAGGTCCACAGCGTCGCGAGCGTGCCGGGGCGCCCGGAGTCCAGCAGTGGCAGGGCGTAGAGCTTGCCGTCGGTCGGCACCGACGCGTCGACGGCCGTCGACTGCTGGCTGATCAGGAAGTCGCGGCGACCGGGCCGGAAGACGATGCCGGTCGTCCCGAAGTCGGACCCGTCGAGCTGCGGCGAGGCGAACCACACCCGCGGCTCCACCGTCCCGCGCGGGATCTTCCAGATCACCGCCTGGCCGTAGTCGGTGACGTAGAGCGCCCCGCCCGGACCCCACGTCGCGTAGTTGGGGATCGCCGGCAGGTCCGCGGCGTTGGGGGAGCAGTCCGGGCCGGTCGTCCCGGGCGTGCACGTCGGCAGGTCCGGCAGCGTCGCCCACGTGTGGAAGCGGCCGCTCCGGACGTCGAGCGTCATCACCCGGGCCCGCGACTTCTCCAGCAGCACCAGCCGCCCGCGCGCGTCCTGGTTGGCCACCTGCACGCCGCGCTCGGTCGTCAGGTCCTGGCCCGGCACCGTCCACGACCGCAGCAGCGCGCCGGAGCCCGACCACTCGAAGACCCGCGAGCGCTGCGAGTCGCCCTGCGGGTTGGAGTAGCTGCCGGCGTACACGCGTCCGTTGCGGTGCGCCAGGACGTACGCCGGGTAGCCCGGCGACGGGACCAGCGAGAACACCCGCGTGTCCCACTTCTCGCGGGCCGGTGCGGCCTCTGCCGTCCCCTGTGCGGCAGAGACCGCGAGGACGAGGATCGTGACGAGTGCGGCCAGTCGCCTCACAGCTGCTCCAGCACCTCGACGGCGGCGCGCTCGCCGGCGCGGCAGGCGCCGTCCATGTAGCCGGTCCAGT contains the following coding sequences:
- a CDS encoding SMP-30/gluconolactonase/LRE family protein; its protein translation is MRRLAALVTILVLAVSAAQGTAEAAPAREKWDTRVFSLVPSPGYPAYVLAHRNGRVYAGSYSNPQGDSQRSRVFEWSGSGALLRSWTVPGQDLTTERGVQVANQDARGRLVLLEKSRARVMTLDVRSGRFHTWATLPDLPTCTPGTTGPDCSPNAADLPAIPNYATWGPGGALYVTDYGQAVIWKIPRGTVEPRVWFASPQLDGSDFGTTGIVFRPGRRDFLISQQSTAVDASVPTDGKLYALPLLDSGRPGTLATLWTSSPGDLPDGFGIARSGHVYVANAGLSNQLVELGPDGTEIARFPDATANGSNGSSIPFDTPSSATFFGTRVLVANQSYFGDTSHHAILDVQVGERGRATYLPDNAFWS
- a CDS encoding dioxygenase family protein yields the protein MNDRMPALYIGHGAPPLLDDPTWSGQLAAWAADLPRPKAILIVSAHWESAPVSLTASGAPLVYDFGGFDPKYYRMTYETPDATALATRIAGLMPATEPVHQHASRGLDHGAWVPLRIMYPDADIPVLQMSLPTHDPVRLMALGERLRPLRDEGVLIIGSGFLTHGLPFLTDFRLDAAAPGWSKDFDAWAADALARGDVDELANYRSKAPGMPYAHPTVEHYTPLFVTLGAATTPDEPGLQVIDGFWLGLSKRSLQVA
- a CDS encoding aldo/keto reductase, with the translated sequence MTYRPLGDSGLVVSAVGIGCNAFSRRVDLDGVTDILSAARDVGVTLLDTADIYGDPAGGSEELLGQALKGQRDEFVLATKFGMDMRGANGEDFGARASRRYVRRAVEASLRRLQTDHIDLYQLHAPDELTPIEETLSVLTDLVHEGKIGYLGCSNFAGWQVADADWTARSAGLERFVSVQNRYSLLDRTIEDEVVPACEHLGLGVLPFFPLEYGLLTGKYRRGAAAPDGSRAALDPSRSSWLDAADWDRIEAVEAYAAARDLSVLDVAIAGLAAQPAVSSVISGATSGDQVRANAAALRWEPTEADLVELDEITAE
- a CDS encoding uracil-DNA glycosylase: MSALAGLVERGLVAPDWAEALAPVDEQIGAMGQFLRAEIAAGRAYQPSGEHVFRAFQRPLADVRVLVVGQDPYPNPAHPIGLSFAVRRDVTPLPPSLANIYRELADDVGVTPPPHGDLTAWADRGVMLLNRTLTVQPGASNSHRGKGWEPVTERAIVALAERGGPCVALLWGSDARRLKPLLGPIPAVESPHPSPLSAYRGFFGSRPFSQADALLVQQGAAPPDWTLPVE